A stretch of the Pseudanabaena yagii GIHE-NHR1 genome encodes the following:
- a CDS encoding alpha/beta fold hydrolase has protein sequence MTAELWHHDRIDTNGIKLHYVTEGEGALMLMLHGFPEFWYSWRHQIPEFAKDHKVVAVDLRGYNDSDKPQSLSAYVMSEFVEDIRGVIEGLGYESCILVGHDWGGAIAWSFAYAYPELVSRLIVMNLPHPAKFAAGLKTPQQMLKSWYIAFFQIPFLPEFLIQLNDYRLIEEAFRGMEIDQSAFTDADIEQYKNAFAKRGALTGAINYYRNLPTYLSQKKVWGILKIPTLMIWGEEDRFLGKELTYGTEEYVQDLRIRYIPNCSHWVQQEQPQLVNQMMREFLDKRR, from the coding sequence ATGACCGCAGAGCTTTGGCATCACGATAGGATTGATACGAATGGCATAAAATTGCACTACGTCACCGAAGGTGAAGGTGCACTGATGTTGATGCTGCATGGATTTCCAGAATTCTGGTACTCTTGGCGACATCAAATCCCTGAATTTGCGAAAGATCATAAAGTTGTTGCTGTCGATCTGCGCGGTTATAACGATAGTGATAAGCCTCAATCTCTATCTGCTTATGTGATGTCCGAGTTTGTGGAAGATATTAGAGGAGTAATCGAGGGCTTGGGCTATGAGAGTTGTATTCTGGTTGGTCATGATTGGGGAGGAGCGATTGCATGGTCTTTTGCCTATGCCTATCCTGAGTTAGTGAGTCGTTTGATTGTGATGAACTTGCCGCATCCTGCTAAGTTTGCGGCAGGACTAAAGACTCCGCAGCAGATGCTGAAGAGTTGGTATATTGCGTTTTTTCAAATTCCATTTTTGCCTGAGTTCTTGATTCAGTTAAATGACTATCGGCTCATTGAGGAGGCTTTTCGAGGGATGGAGATCGATCAGAGTGCTTTTACGGATGCGGATATTGAGCAGTATAAAAATGCTTTTGCTAAGCGGGGTGCTTTGACGGGGGCGATTAATTACTATCGCAATCTACCTACCTATTTATCCCAAAAGAAAGTGTGGGGTATTCTCAAAATTCCGACTTTGATGATTTGGGGTGAGGAGGATCGTTTTTTGGGCAAGGAATTAACCTATGGTACGGAGGAGTATGTGCAGGATTTGCGGATTCGCTATATTCCTAATTGCAGTCATTGGGTGCAGCAAGAGCAACCGCAGTTGGTTAATCAAATGATGCGTGAGTTTTTGGATAAGAGACGATAA